TATACAGCAAGCATTCAGCATATATTGCTGCCCTAGAGAGTGGTATGTGTGCAAAAGAGAATCCCTTGCAGCGCTCAGGCACTGTCTATGCCTCTCCTGATTCCAGGACTCAGCAGACTACTTGAATTTAACAAGCTAGAAAGGAAGATGCATCCTCTTGGCTCCAGGGTTCGGGAACACTGAAGAGAGGCAAAAATGGAATCTCAGACCTTTCCTTGTGGTTGTTTTTGATGGGGAATGTGCTGTCATTGCTAACGTGGCTCTGAGTTTTACCGTGTTGCAGTCTGTTATCAAAGGGCCAGTTTTGGTCTAAATTCTGTCATGGAGCGACAAAGGAGGGTTATCTCTTGATTAAAAAGACCATTCAGTGCGATGAGTGAGGTTGAAGGATGCACGTTCCTTTCAAATGAGGGGACTTAAAAATTACTCTGAGTTACCACAAACTCAATTAGTTTGAAAGTGGTGGTAAGAACAAAGACCCCCAAGGGAGCTACCCCAGGCTGTGGGCAAAACCGGTCACTCTCAAGAAGCACTTTGAAGTTTACTCAAAGTCTGATCTGTGTAGACATGTTGTGGATGAGATGCCATCGCTGCTGAGCCTGCTTAGGTGTTTGTTCAGATCACAATCTGGGAACATTTGCCGGCAATATACAAACCCATTTGTCTCTGAGCTGTTCACCTTCTCGCCTGCTGAGAGAGGGCCTGGTATAAGTATCGGGGACACTGGAGACCTTTTGGTGTTTGTGTGTTTCCCAGGGTGCAGCTATGCAGAACCCACTAGCCGTACTGTTCCTCGCAGGGCTCTTGCACGGTCCTGTCTTTGCCAGTaagttcctttttccttctcattgtCTCGTGGCTCTGCCTTTGGCTCttgcagaggagagaaaggggcTTCTATGGGTGTGCAAACAGGTGCAAGGCTGTGTGCAGGCTTCATTCGTCTCTGATGCTTTCTATGTGAGAACATTGCATCTTTCCTACTATCGGCCACTGTCTGAGCAGTGGAGGGGTTGTCTGCACTGAGCAAATGATTTAAGGTTTGTCTCCGAGGAAACTACCGTGCGTTAATCTTGACGGCAGTTTGTAGCCTGTGAGCTGCTTTGTGCTGCAGATGATGCTTGAGTTTCATTTGAGATACCTTGCCACTTTACATCCTAGCTTGCATTGCAGTAGCACGTAAGTAGAAGAGACCAGGGGACTGATGTCCTATTATAGAACACAGCTAAACACAGCCTTTTCTTAGAGTAATAGTCAGACAGGATATTTAGCCTAACCAGCCAGGTCTTAGAGGTCAAATGGGTCATGTCCTTTATAACTACTCTAAATCTCTATCTTATACTGAAGCCATTTGTTCAAGGCAGCAGGTGTCCGGAGTCTTGTGCGTGGAGCTCAGTGCCTCCTCCCGGCTAAAGCAGGAAAACCGATGAGTTATAACTGGGGTAATGCTGAGCTTGATGGTTTGTGACTGCAGGTGCTGGAGCCATCAGCAGAGAGATTGAGCAGAGGAACCTATTTGCAgagaggggctgctgcaggagacagagCTATTTTCTCCATGTCGGGCATGGTGAGTTCTCCCTTCACCTGCAAGACACCGGAATCCTTTAAACTTTCTCACTCAGGATCCACCCATCATCCTTCAGATGTTTCATTATGTCAAAGTTATCCTAGTCTCTCTTCCCTCAGGGGATTAAGGACAGAAGTTCCCTAGATATGCTGGGGACTCTTCTCCCTAACAATCCAATGTTAAGAGCATTTTTTGTTAAATAGGAACTGGTGAGTAGTCAACAGGTCTGTTCATCCGCATGAAAGAGGCTTCATTTTCTGTACCAAAAAGTGTTGCATGTGGTTGGATTCTACATCAGGCAATGGGGTTGAATTCTGTGTTTGGATCCTTTTGATACTGTGTAAGTTCAGGAGCATTATGGGCTTTTGGTTCTCAGGATTAATCTTGGAACGGGTGTCAGTTAGAGGACAGGACATCCTTAGTTTACTGTGAGGAGAAAGTAGGAAATATCTCCAGTTGTTCATCAAGGAAATAGCTGTGGCGTTCAAGAACAGCCCATAGTCTCGATTCCTTTTACAATCAGCAAGGGTACATAAAATCAGCTTTACCCGTTTTTAGCAGAGATGTGAAAATGGCTTTAACGTGTATGGCCAAAAGTCTGAGGTTTCTTTAATCAGATTTAGGTAATTTTTCTCAGTGCAGAAGAGCAATACCTATACAGATTTAATTTTTAGTGTTTGAAATGAATCTGAGGTTCTTGTAGAAGCAGTAGACTGTCTAAAATTACCACATCCAAGTTGAGGACTTTCTGCAGTGGCAGTTTGTGATCACCAGAGGAAATGACAAATAACAgtcaaaagagtaaaaataaaatatagatgaCAGATAATGATAAAACAGTAAacatatacagtaaaaataaaacctggAGATAATGGTAAAAGCAGTGAACATACAAAACAGGAAGAATGAAACCTTTGCTGTTGCAGCCTTTTTTGTGCTTTTGAGCCACTGCAGGTAGAGCTGGTTGTAAGACTTTTCCTCTCCCCGATTGCTTCTCCCGGCCCTGCAGAAATGCTAGTGGAAGGGACTGTAAGGGTATAGCATGATCCACCATTTTGTGGATCGGTGTTGCTGGACTGTGTGAAGGACTGTGTCCTTCCTATATTGCTGTGGGGATGGAAGAGCAGGGGTTAATGATGTTGTCAGCCAGCTGGGTCCTTCGCAAAGCGACCACCTGTCTGAGGCCTGACTGGGTGAAAAGCATCCACAAGAATCTCTGGGGAGTGGCTGATATGCTGCAAATTCCTACCTAGTTTACTGCTCACTCGCTTCCCTGTGCAAAGAAATCCTGAGGCAGCAAGCAGCAGGTTTAGTGCAAATgcaagtttaaaatgtttttacataTTTCCTGGTGCAATGCAGCATGGAGATGGTGGCAGTGTCTTGCACTGATTCTGTGAAGATCAATGTTTAAATCAGGGCAAAATGAAACTTTTGCAGAACACACTATGTTTGGAACTCCAGTAGATTAAAGGAAATGAATTAAAGTATTATTGAACTACTCAATAGACGCTCACAGGGAAGAAAACTGGCCTTAAAACATGACGAAATGAAGTTTTATGTCAACCAGCCCTTAGAATATGGACAATGCTATTTGGAAAAATAGCCCATTTTAGAAAGATTTCCAGAAGAAACAGCTATTAGCAAATACTCACTGGAATTTCACAGACTcgaaatacagcaaaataaactGATCTAAGTCCTATCTGTTGTGGTCCCAGGTCTCCCCTGTTCCTACATGCACCTCTGGCTGCATGGTCCCACCTTCCTTTCTTCTGGTACTAGTGCAACTGTGGCAATACAGGAGGTATGGGGAGCTGACTCAGCTGTGAAATTAGGATTTTTAGGGCCAGAtttgttttcagctggatcagctcTGTGAACTGGTTCCTCAGGCTCTAAGCAACAAGAGTTGGGATATTTTTGCTTCCCTGAATCCACTGGATGCCTAGGCTCTCCACTCACTTAGTTATGTATCGTTCAGTACCTTCGAGATCTGTGATTCAATAACAGCAGAACATTCACATGTTCTCTTTGCTAATCAATGTATTAGTCTATTCTCACCCCATCCTTTGTGATCTCATTAAAGGACATATAACCTACTATCTCCTAATTATTAATTTTGAATTGCACTGTTTTTATAGTATAGTGCTCTTACCAGTCGataatgaaatgttttccttctgatCTACAACCACAATAAATGCACCTATGGCACTTGTAAAAGGCCTCCTCTGTGTGGTTTCCACATGTGGTGTTCACGCTGAAGGAATCCCTTGCCCATGCAGACTTCCTGAGGGTGCACCATGTCTTGTTGTTCATTGTTTGTGTCATGCTTGACAAGAGAAAGCCTTGACTCGAGCCCAGGCCTCCCCAGCATAATGTAGATTGTAAGTAATAATCTTTTCCAGGTCTATGGGGATTATGAGTTTGTCCATCTTGTGTTTCACAGATGTCTCTGGAAGTCCTGTAAGTGTGGATGTTGGAAAGTGCAGGTCCAACTGTCTGTCCCAGTGGATTAGCTCCCACCAGCCTGGCCTCCTGGGGCTCTCCAGACACTCCTCCATGCTGGATTTTCTCAAAACTAAGAAGGTGAGAAATATGTATTTGTGTCATCCCCATGGCAGGAGCAGTTGGGTCTGGGTGAAGGTCACACACTGGTGGCTGGGGCTGtaatttcatatttgttttaaaataccagCTGCATGCTTTCAAGTCATTTGCTGCTTCAGTGGAGTAAACCAGTCACTGAGTATCTTGTCCTGCCTCAGCTTACAAGCAGTGAAGTATATAAGtcagataaaaataaactatCCAGCACTATTAGGGACCTCATGGCAGAGAAAGAGCCAATGTTGAGCTGAGTGCCAAGAAGGTGTATTACAGTACCCGCCTGGATGCTCCAAACAGCATCCAAGTATATTTCTGGTCTCCCCCAGACAAGCAGTGAAGGTGACATGGCTACATCTGCTCTATAGGAGAGCTGGTGTCTTATTTTCAGAGTGACCAGAGGCCTTTCCCTGGTCAGTTTATTTCATGATGCACAGCAAAACCTGGCCTTTGAAGTGCTTGTGCCATTCCCTTATCATGTATCATATGTCACTCCTATAAGTGACTAGAAGGAACCTGTGCATTCAGGGACACAGCTATGCACAGACTGTGATGCTCTCCTTGTACCAGGAGAGCTGAGGATGTCTAACGTTCCGTCTCTGTCCTATCTAGCATCAGGATATCTAACCCTGGAGAGGGAATGGGAACAAGCTTTGCAGGATGCTATACCTGTGTGTCCTGTAAGTGTTTACCTGGGGGTCTGCAGCTGTGGAAATACTGCTGTTGTCACCATTGTGGCACTACAGGGACAACATCTTCCAGGCTGGCAGGTCCACATTCATTCCCCAGGGCTGTCATCACTTTTTATGCTGGACCTACAGAACAGGGTGAATCTACGACTGCTTTAGCCTTTACTGTTCAGCTGATGGTAGCAGAGTTTCTGGGAATAAATGGGTTTGTTATAAACATCAAAGGCAGCACTACAGCAACACAATGCTGCCATGCAGGGAGAGAGGAGTAAAAGCTGAGTCAGTTCCAGGTCAGAAGTTTTTATAAGGGATTTGATGCTGAAAGTAGTTCTCCATGTCTGTGCTTTACAAGTGAATATGCTACTTGCCCTGTTCCATGCAGCTGCAGGTCAGACGTCCCGATTCAGCTCTGTGGCCTGGAGCTGAGCGTTCCTGCCCACCAGGTTCCTGTTGTGAGCCCACTCGTGTGCATGTGGAGCGGCTCCTGCTCTTCGAAGGGGTCCAGGAGGTGGAGGTGATTGAAGGCTGTCAGTGCAGCACATGCCCCGAGGAGTGTCTCCGTCTCCCAGCTCTGAAAACCTTctttccagactctccctgggaGGTGACAGTTGACGTGGGAAAGTGCTCTGACCCATCCTACAGTGCAGGTATGGGAGTGATGGGAAGGGCCCTCCTTCCCCGAGAAATATTGGGAAGAGCCCTTCTGTCTGATCAGCACCTTTTCTGCAGCATGAGAGCTTGGAGCAAGATCTAACAATGCTATTCAAAGCTTGTTTGACTTATAAGGGAACAAGATTGTAGTTCATATTATTGGGACTTGGGTTTTCATTCTCCTTCTTTTGCTGAGCCCTTATAGCACAGATCTGCAGGTGAAGTAGCAATTCATTGCCTCTGTGCGTGGTGTGAGCATGGAATTAAAACCACCTCATTATGAGAAAGTATCTCTTAACTGGAGGTCAAAGAATCACAAAATAGTCCAGGATGGGAGAGACCTTTAGGGGCCTCTGCTCCAACCCacttgctcaaagcaaggccaccTGGATCAGGATGCTCCAGGCTGTGTCTGGTCAAGGTCTGAATATGTCCATGGATGGAGAtctcaccacctctctgggcccctgttccagtgtttggtcACCCACATGGTGAAAGAGGATTTCCTTATTTCTGATGGGAATTTCcctttttccagcttctgctgtttcctcttgtcctgtccctctTCCCCTCTGAGAAGAATCTGGTTCCATCTTCTGTACATCCTCCCATTATGTCACTGTAGACAGCAACAGGGTCTCCCTTTTGCCCTCTTCCCTCCTGGctgaacaaagacatttttctcagcctctcctcagatgtcctgtgctccagcccccaggcATCTTGGTGGCCTGGGCCTGGCTTGCTCCCGTCTGTCCCTGCCTGTATTGTACCGAGGCACAAACAAACAGGGCACAGTGCCCCACATGTAGTCTCAGCAGAGCCAAATGGAGACGGATAATCCCTTCCCTTGCCCTACTGGCCACAGTTCTGGTAATACAGCTCGGCAAGCAGTTGGCTTTCGCAGCAAAGGCACATCTCTGCTTACATGGTGTTCCCACTGCATCTGAGAGCGTGTCCTTAGGTTCTTGGTGGCAGTGCTGTTTAAACTGCCTAGCCACCTGGCCCTGTTCCTTCCCATCCTTTCCTAGTCACTCCATTGCACCCACACGGCTATTTGCATGGCTCTGTAGCATGCTGGATCATGGAACCGCCCCAGCCAGAAAAATAACCTGATTATAAAAAATGCGCTGAAAATAGACTGGAGTAGGGTTAGGACCAAGAGATAATACACAGCAGGATGATCAAGATAGGTTCCTGCCTGTTATGCCTTATGGTGAATACTGCATTGGATTTACACTGTATCTGGACTGATATCAAGGCTTAAAAATGAGAGTGTTTTGATATAAACTGTTGCTGGCTCTAAACAACCCTTCCCTGTAGTTGGGAGCAACAGAGATCCTTAACTAGTGATAACTAAGAAATGGAGTTTCATTTCTGACCTTCTGAAGTGTCCTTTCATCTCAGCATCAGTGAACTACATTGATGTTTCAAAAATCTATTGGAAATAGAAACCCCAAACTAGGTGGTTCCAGACAGATCAAAACCTTCGACAGGAATAAAGTTGAAATAGTTCATTTTGACTAATATTGTGTTGTCTTGTGAGTTATCCCACATACATACAAAATAACCTGAGAGCCAAGTCAGTCAAGATGAACTGATCTGtttttatcaaaatgaaaagtcTTATTGAAGTGATTTTCCACAATTGCTTGCTAAAAGCAGTTCTCTTTAAACTTGTTGATgttgttttatttgcatttctgcagctaaAAACATCCTACCAAAAAGCTTTCAGGCAGCAGTTCTTGTGACATGGCTGTGCAACAGCCACTAGAGAGGGACAGAGTCCTGCCATCTTCATGGGGGCTAGAAAAGCAGCACTGGGGTATGAGCTTGGATGGGTTGGGTAGGCCAGATGGGTGGTCTAGAGGATAGGAATTAGAGGGGCTTTGCTTTTGGATGCATGTACGATCATCTGAGAGCTTTAGGAGAGATCTGTACACCTTGTGCTCCTGCAGCGGTACAGCATGTGTAATCCTGCAGCAAGACCCtgcaaagggagaggaaaattAGGCAGTGTGAAGTATATTTTCCCAGGGGTGGGAGAATCAGCGGAGACATTTACTTCCTAGATGTGTGACTGGAAGGTGCAGGTTGATGGCTGTTATCTCCAGAGTGGTTAATGGAAGATTGGTCATTCAGTGGTAATAGCCCAGGGCTGGGAAATGCGGACTCGGTCCCAGCTTTGCCTCTGCCCTAGGGCAGGTCTCTGCACTTTCCTTCTGGATTTTCCCCTTTAAAGTCAGGCTGAGATTTTCAGTGTGATATTAAAGACTGGTAATATTAGAAAGGTTGAGGTCCTGGAGGAGAATGTTAAAATCTCACCCAGAAATACTAGGCTTCCAAAATTTAGATGTgatcttctttccccttcttgagGCATCCCAGAGAGATTTGCTTTCAGAAAGTGCTGTTCCCTCCCTCAAAAACCCCTTCTCATCCTTGGCCAAGGGACATCTCCTCGGGCAGCTGACAGAGGCACAACTACAAGGGGTCAGAAAACCCTTAAACCATTTTTGAGCCAGGAAACGAGCACAAGCCCTGAAGCACCAGCTCCCAAGGAGTGGGATTGGGGAAGACTAGATTATATTTAGGGCCAAAACCCAAGATCGACCCCTGCATCGAATTTACcacccttcttcccctcctttagCTCATACAATAGCAATTTTAATCCTTATTTCCTTAATGAGGGAGAGAAGACGGTGAGCCACAGAGGACAGGCTGTGTCTGTTTCCTTCACACTGGGCATTTGTTATTTGCTGGaagagcccctggggaggccAGATCCATCCCCCTATCCTGCTGCCTCATGTCGAGCAGAAGAACCAGTTTACCTGGGCAGCCAGGACCTGCCACAAAGATGGTGTGTCCTGGACTGGAGGTGAAACCGCAGCAAAGACGAAGGCCTCCAGCGTATCCACCAAAGCTCTACTTTCCCATAGCGATCACCCTCCCTGGTAATTCTCGGGGATACGGGAGAAAGTCCTGTCCTTTACCTTGGGTTTAGAAAATGAGTGATGCCTGGGGAAACACTGACTGCCCGTGGGACGTCTCTGCTCTTGCAGCGCTAGGATTGCTGGCGTACTTAAAAATCAGATGAGGTATGTCAAACCTGAATGTAACTTTTTACTTAGGGAACTTTTCATTGAGTTAAAGATTGAATATGGAAGAGAAGGCAAAGCAGGACTCACTCCTGCCTCCCCAGAACAGGCAGCATCATCTGcattccctttcctccccttgtGTACCACCTCTGTCTGTCCCGCAGCATCCCTCCAGGTGCCTCCACTCCTCCCCATCCTGCTCCTTAGTCCCAGCTCCCCACACCTGGCTCCAAACCCAAAATCCACATTCAGACCCTTACCTACAGCTGAGGGAAGAGCTGCACTGGTGCCAATGACATGCAGGTCCCAGGCTGGGTTTTGTCCTGATGCTTGGCTCTTGTGTGAAAAGGAaggtttgggggagggagggtggttCAGGTGTGGACCAGCTGGACCACTTAGTAACAGCACCCTCGGGAAGCACTTCCCCACCAAGTGTTTCCTTGTGAGATCAGCCCAGCGCCAGCGCAAGACCATGCTCCTGCGGCGCAATTGGACGTAATGTCTTCCTGGTGCCAGCGTGGGGAGATGCTGCCTCCATCCCCTAGCCCTGTCCGGCTCGTCTGCCCGTGTGGAGAACTGAGAACCCAGCAGAGCCCAGCCCAGCAAAACAAATCCTTTGGGGGTGTCTGGCCATGCAGACAGCCCAGTTCCAAGCAGGGGACAAAGGGTGACAGGGAGCTCAGGGTgatggggagcagcaagggcaggtGTTTTTGAGCTGGGTCCAGCCGTAGTGATCTGGCCCCTTCTCCTCCTGAAGGGGGCTGCAGATACTTTGAGGGAAAGCTGGGCTTTTTCGTGTTGTATAATTGGGAAGCATCTGGCATCCCTGAAAGGATCAGGGGGATGGTGGACACCAGGTATGAGTATGAGCCAGCAGTCACCCTCATTGCAAATAAGGCAAATTACATCCTGGGTTACTTTGGAAGGAGGGTAGCGGGCTGAAAGGATTGTGCAGAGGCGAGGCGTATGGCAGATTATGGTAAAAAGCTGGCTTGAACTGAGGGGATATTTGCAGGGGTTTATTGCAGCTGGAAGCATCAGCAACCATGCAGCTATTTACTTCCCTAGATTAGGAGGAATTTAAAACACAAGTGTCTTAAAGAGAGCCAGCTTCACCCAAACTGCAGCTTCACCCAGTTTTCACATTAGGCATCAGGCATACAGAAAGCACGTTGCTTTGGTGACCAGCGTGGCTGATGTGAGCTGATGCTCTGATTCCCTTGCTGGACCCTCTTGTCTAAATCTCTGCTATCCATTTCCAGTCCAGCCCATTTCCCAGTAAGGAAAGCGGATGATCTTCTGCTCGTTCACGTGTGACTCTGCCCTCTGAGTCAGAGGAGCAGAGCCAAAGCAAGGAAGGCATTGGGAACCCATGGccaggggatggaggtgggggggggggggaactggccTTCCCCTTGGGACCGTGGGGTGTTGCTGCATTGGCTCAGCTCATCATCGGCTCCTTGTCCCTGTGAGCTGCTCAGAGACTGGGCTAGAGCCACTGCCAGGGAGCTGGCTTGTGGTGGGGACAACAAGGCTGCAGAGCGCTGGCagctggtggtggggggggtcagtTGCCTTG
This sequence is a window from Struthio camelus isolate bStrCam1 chromosome 26, bStrCam1.hap1, whole genome shotgun sequence. Protein-coding genes within it:
- the LOC104140886 gene encoding uncharacterized protein; the encoded protein is MQNPLAVLFLAGLLHGPVFASAGAISREIEQRNLFAERGCCRRQSYFLHVGHDVSGSPVSVDVGKCRSNCLSQWISSHQPGLLGLSRHSSMLDFLKTKKLQVRRPDSALWPGAERSCPPGSCCEPTRVHVERLLLFEGVQEVEVIEGCQCSTCPEECLRLPALKTFFPDSPWEVTVDVGKCSDPSYSAGGLSCLPTKFNTALVKNPSGKEVVRMLENCEMKEKCYRVSQVEYYYEIVHSSTGHREERLKEIDVGRCLGSCSSGDPCFLRESQGGEKCLVRGEATSSRCAPHRYDVHTFRSRRDRVRTVLAIQQCKCRG